In Parasegetibacter sp. NRK P23, a single genomic region encodes these proteins:
- a CDS encoding flippase, whose translation MLSSWLMNSTETKRLLANFFSLGLVQGTNFLVPILIIPYVIGKIGADGFGEVAVAQVFIMFFINVTDYGFNLTATRDVSRSEMEPSTVSKILSVVLITRLLIAALLFSCMLATFWLVPSVREYTALYVLGFTAVVGQGLLLNWLFQGAEQMKFITYVSLFSRVVFALLVLVYIKSPGDGIYYMFFMGLGNILAGVVSVIIAIRLFKLSFIMPSRREVVKELYGGWHIMASNVATSSYMYVNVFFLRLFTNDTVVGYYSVADKVVQAVRQLLSVYFNVIYPKVCQYVQKTRVELYQFFKRFFFPFQVAILLGCIFLLCWPSPVVGYFMKGDTRLPEECLQIMAFVPWLVCLNIPSYQVLLANNEKRSLMFVFISGALFNVVLNIALTGLYGIYGTCFTVLITEVYITAGLVYFYNKKMHTKPGVWIF comes from the coding sequence ATGTTATCTTCGTGGCTTATGAATAGTACGGAAACAAAGCGTCTTTTGGCGAATTTTTTTTCATTAGGATTGGTCCAGGGTACTAATTTTCTGGTGCCGATCTTAATAATTCCGTATGTGATCGGCAAGATTGGCGCTGACGGATTTGGGGAGGTGGCCGTAGCCCAGGTTTTCATTATGTTTTTCATTAATGTGACAGACTATGGCTTTAACCTGACGGCAACCAGGGATGTGTCGCGGAGTGAAATGGAGCCTTCAACAGTTTCAAAGATACTATCGGTTGTCCTTATTACACGGCTACTGATTGCCGCCCTTCTTTTTTCTTGTATGCTTGCAACGTTTTGGCTGGTTCCTTCTGTCAGAGAATATACTGCCTTGTATGTATTGGGTTTTACCGCGGTTGTTGGGCAGGGGCTGCTCCTGAACTGGCTCTTTCAGGGGGCGGAACAAATGAAATTCATTACTTATGTGAGCTTGTTTTCCAGAGTAGTGTTCGCATTGTTGGTGCTGGTTTATATAAAGAGTCCGGGTGATGGGATTTATTATATGTTTTTTATGGGGCTTGGTAATATCCTTGCCGGAGTAGTCAGTGTCATTATTGCGATCAGGTTATTCAAGCTCTCTTTTATCATGCCTTCCAGGAGGGAAGTGGTAAAAGAATTGTACGGAGGATGGCATATCATGGCCTCGAATGTTGCTACAAGTTCTTATATGTATGTGAATGTTTTTTTTCTAAGGCTGTTCACCAACGATACTGTGGTGGGATACTACAGCGTGGCCGACAAAGTTGTGCAGGCCGTAAGGCAATTACTGAGTGTGTATTTTAATGTGATTTATCCAAAGGTGTGTCAATATGTGCAGAAAACAAGGGTGGAACTGTACCAGTTCTTTAAGCGTTTTTTCTTTCCTTTTCAAGTCGCCATCTTATTAGGCTGTATATTCCTGCTTTGCTGGCCATCTCCGGTTGTGGGGTATTTTATGAAGGGAGATACCCGTCTCCCTGAGGAATGCCTTCAGATCATGGCTTTCGTGCCCTGGCTGGTTTGTCTCAATATTCCTTCTTACCAGGTATTGCTTGCGAACAATGAGAAACGCAGTCTGATGTTCGTATTTATAAGCGGCGCTTTATTCAATGTTGTATTAAACATTGCCCTTACCGGTTTATATGGTATTTACGGCACCTGTTTTACCGTATTGATTACCGAAGTCTATATCACGGCAGGGCTTGTTTATTTTTATAACAAAAAGATGCATACAAAACCGGGCGTTTGGATTTTTTAA
- a CDS encoding DUF1972 domain-containing protein has product MKIGILGTRGIPNAYGGFEQFAQFLALGLYARGHEVYVYNSSTHPYQQNQWNNIRLIHCKDWENKIGTAGQFFYDLNCILDARKRKFNILLQLGYTSNSIWRFLWPADTLNVVNMDGLEWKRTKYGKLTRSFLQSAEKWAARGAHYMVSDSTGIQSYLNKKYGLPSDFIPYGADIPEAFDIAYLERYHLPPYRYNMVMARMEPENNIEMVLKAHRAVHGKVLLVVGKTDNKYGQYLKNEYESANIIFVGGIYDIQIVNTLRHYADVYFHGHSVGGTNPSLLEAMACSCNIAAHDNEFNRAVLGADARYFNNSEEIQHLLTNSDSEGAATNKKYNNLQKIATIYNWDKVIEQYESLFKRLIEHKKS; this is encoded by the coding sequence ATGAAGATCGGGATACTGGGTACAAGAGGCATTCCCAACGCTTACGGTGGATTTGAGCAATTTGCACAGTTCCTTGCGTTGGGTTTGTATGCACGCGGGCATGAGGTATATGTGTACAATTCAAGTACCCACCCTTATCAACAAAACCAATGGAATAACATCCGTCTAATCCATTGCAAGGACTGGGAAAATAAAATTGGGACTGCCGGACAATTCTTTTACGACCTCAACTGTATTCTCGACGCACGGAAGAGAAAGTTTAACATATTACTTCAACTTGGATATACCAGTAATTCAATCTGGCGTTTTCTCTGGCCCGCAGATACATTGAATGTCGTGAACATGGATGGGCTTGAATGGAAACGAACGAAATACGGAAAGCTCACACGGAGTTTCCTTCAATCAGCTGAAAAATGGGCCGCGCGCGGCGCTCACTATATGGTCTCTGATTCAACCGGCATTCAAAGTTATCTTAATAAAAAATATGGTCTTCCATCAGACTTTATTCCTTACGGGGCAGATATACCCGAGGCATTCGATATTGCATACCTTGAAAGGTACCACCTTCCACCATACAGATATAATATGGTTATGGCCAGAATGGAGCCTGAAAACAATATTGAGATGGTACTGAAGGCCCATCGCGCTGTTCATGGCAAAGTATTATTGGTCGTGGGCAAAACAGACAACAAATACGGGCAGTACCTTAAAAATGAGTATGAATCAGCCAACATAATTTTCGTTGGCGGGATTTATGATATTCAGATTGTAAATACCCTGCGGCACTACGCTGATGTTTATTTTCATGGCCATTCTGTTGGAGGCACTAATCCTTCTCTTCTGGAAGCCATGGCCTGTAGTTGCAATATTGCCGCTCATGACAATGAATTTAACCGCGCAGTTCTAGGTGCGGACGCCCGGTATTTTAATAATTCTGAAGAAATTCAACACTTGCTGACAAACTCGGATTCGGAAGGAGCAGCTACAAACAAAAAATACAATAACCTTCAAAAAATCGCTACCATTTACAATTGGGACAAAGTGATTGAACAATATGAGTCACTGTTTAAAAGACTGATTGAGCATAAAAAAAGCTAA
- a CDS encoding 2OG-Fe(II) oxygenase, producing MINLDFLEANKERLREAYLLAKPFPYLIIDNFCDPVKMEALYAKIPELNNKSRDYVFANNKFEKSNYKELGTEFQELYDDLISDRMNAFLSFIANEEVFVDPKNHGGGLHQGKKNSFLDMHLDFNYHPLQTSWFRNMNLLLYLNKDWHPSYKGHLKIQDLRTGETKELEVPFNRMIIQQTRAYTLHGYEMTNFPDGKFRTSIATYAYTTHMHHVEKPRTTDWVVSDAKPVKKMLASIYGPAVKIKNKLFGSGTAKNQ from the coding sequence ATGATCAACTTAGACTTCTTAGAAGCCAATAAAGAAAGGTTGAGAGAAGCATATCTTTTGGCTAAACCTTTTCCTTACCTCATTATCGACAATTTCTGCGATCCGGTTAAAATGGAAGCGCTTTACGCGAAAATTCCTGAACTGAACAATAAGAGCCGCGACTATGTTTTCGCGAACAACAAGTTCGAAAAATCAAACTACAAAGAACTTGGTACAGAATTTCAGGAATTATACGACGACCTTATTTCTGACAGGATGAATGCCTTTCTGAGTTTTATCGCAAATGAAGAAGTTTTTGTAGACCCCAAAAATCATGGTGGCGGATTACACCAGGGCAAGAAAAACAGCTTTCTTGATATGCACCTTGATTTCAACTATCATCCACTTCAAACCAGTTGGTTCAGGAATATGAACCTGTTGCTTTACCTGAATAAAGATTGGCACCCCTCCTATAAAGGTCATCTTAAAATTCAGGACCTTAGAACTGGAGAAACGAAGGAACTGGAAGTTCCCTTTAACAGAATGATCATTCAACAAACCCGCGCCTATACACTGCATGGCTATGAAATGACCAACTTCCCGGATGGCAAGTTCAGAACATCCATCGCCACATATGCTTACACAACGCATATGCATCATGTTGAAAAGCCAAGAACCACAGACTGGGTGGTATCTGATGCAAAACCAGTGAAAAAAATGCTCGCATCTATTTACGGACCCGCTGTAAAAATAAAAAACAAACTGTTCGGAAGCGGAACGGCTAAAAACCAATAG
- a CDS encoding glycosyltransferase family 2 protein produces MKHCYVIILNYKKYEDTAACIRALLSSDYPHYTAIIIDNNSGNGSLAKIQEITALNDDDCSFFTASSFTESALTGWKKVVLIQNDTNAGFAGANNLVLAKISAEHNACTWLLNPDMVVERNTMSELMLEERRWPGTIVGAVTKSFSAPQGILFYGGSRVIYSFATVKEVISQADVPRLSYISGGCLLCDSAVWLKLGLLSEQFFLYWEDAEWGFRARKNGVGLRVAENAVCYDKISTTIGRGFLSDYFYTRNGLKFIAGVNTWYVLLAIPSLVPRIMKRLLKGEYQRVRGMIYGTLHFFTGGRYEDQ; encoded by the coding sequence ATGAAGCATTGTTATGTTATTATATTGAACTATAAGAAATACGAAGATACTGCCGCCTGTATCCGGGCTTTGTTGTCATCCGATTATCCCCATTACACGGCAATAATTATAGACAACAACTCCGGGAATGGGTCACTGGCAAAAATTCAGGAAATAACGGCGTTAAACGATGACGATTGCTCATTTTTTACAGCTTCCTCCTTTACTGAGAGCGCTTTGACCGGATGGAAAAAAGTGGTTTTGATCCAGAATGATACCAATGCGGGTTTTGCAGGGGCCAACAACCTTGTTCTGGCAAAAATTTCAGCGGAACATAACGCTTGTACCTGGCTCTTGAATCCGGATATGGTGGTAGAGCGGAATACGATGTCTGAACTGATGTTGGAAGAGAGAAGGTGGCCAGGAACAATTGTGGGGGCGGTTACGAAATCTTTTTCAGCCCCTCAAGGCATTCTTTTTTATGGAGGCTCCAGGGTGATATATTCCTTTGCAACGGTGAAAGAAGTGATTTCCCAAGCCGATGTGCCGCGACTTTCTTACATTTCCGGCGGTTGTCTGCTTTGCGATTCGGCAGTTTGGCTGAAACTGGGACTATTATCAGAGCAGTTTTTTTTGTACTGGGAAGATGCCGAATGGGGTTTCCGCGCAAGGAAAAATGGAGTAGGCTTACGTGTTGCTGAAAATGCGGTATGTTACGATAAGATCAGTACTACTATTGGCCGGGGCTTTCTGTCGGATTATTTCTATACCAGGAATGGACTAAAGTTTATTGCAGGAGTGAACACCTGGTATGTGTTACTGGCGATACCCTCCCTGGTTCCACGGATCATGAAAAGATTACTGAAGGGAGAATACCAGCGGGTGCGCGGCATGATATATGGTACGTTACATTTTTTCACAGGAGGACGCTATGAAGATCAGTAA
- a CDS encoding DUF6311 domain-containing protein: MNKKTLPELNSEKINNLLLFILSVTIFHLTYGIQTIIPTNIAWLMEARHDWGTHYLGFYYFRNEDWGFPLGDIHAYNYPVSTNVGYTDSIPLFAIFFKIFSFLLPEDFQYFGFWLMLCYILTAYYVLRIGKHFGLSRGFIFLLTLLVLINPALAYRGMHPALCSHWMLLASFCFFIGKNPYTALRNQLLLFLLSALVNPYMCAMVGGFTVILPLKHYLQTRYLSLKKTVAYLALSFSGLLFLWFVTGMLRLDGEKLSVDNAFGLYSLNLNALYNAKGFSNLLPAFKDVSWHQYEGFMYLGAGMMVLVVMALGYSTFLFVRKYENIKKRIAQHRISILLLGILCTGYAIFAITHIITFEDKVLLKLPAPKTFLNIGNIFRASARFFWLPYYILLLAPLLLLLRSPLPKRLKYFILLGATCLQFYDTLPLLTHRKLRNGDYTTPLADNEWLSIMKNFEEIRFVPPFNNSQLNTLDYQDFSFLAAKLRKPITIGYVARMDEKKMRHFTDSIFNELENGTIPQKALYVTTYPNLPIFAGVYLRGKAQIHTLNGYYYIFSTDSVLSNLHKACAILDKHDSVSIKKALAAIGEKQVFQPLPPHLQAPADTLIHYYFDRLNITPELVSADGWGFIKNTDDNSGDSTFITLSTTNQSFFSAVSPQKRPDITQQYKKTNLDNAGFKLLAHTTDVPPGKYHIGIAIKNKNGLVRHAQNREMVQIGRPQEQAFTTLAQMPPSEELVYNFDIADTTGTTIKLAGWSYRTGESAAKNEIIIVLHSSTSDFQLKPDVVSRPDIANARKLRLNMDDCGFETTFERNRLASGTYQVGIILKNKNGKKTGMTLTGIKFNVPSAQ; the protein is encoded by the coding sequence ATGAATAAAAAGACCTTACCCGAACTGAATAGCGAAAAAATCAACAACCTTTTACTATTCATCTTGTCAGTAACCATATTCCATCTGACTTATGGCATACAAACCATTATCCCTACTAATATTGCCTGGTTAATGGAAGCCCGGCATGACTGGGGCACCCATTACCTGGGGTTTTATTATTTCCGGAACGAGGACTGGGGATTCCCTTTGGGTGATATACACGCTTATAACTATCCCGTTTCTACGAATGTAGGATACACCGATTCCATTCCTTTGTTCGCTATTTTCTTTAAGATTTTTTCGTTTTTGCTGCCTGAAGATTTTCAATACTTCGGGTTCTGGTTGATGCTTTGTTATATCCTTACAGCTTATTATGTGCTCCGTATAGGGAAACATTTCGGCCTTTCACGAGGTTTTATTTTTTTATTGACCCTGCTGGTTCTTATCAACCCTGCTCTTGCCTACAGGGGAATGCATCCGGCACTCTGCAGCCACTGGATGTTATTGGCTTCCTTCTGTTTTTTCATTGGTAAAAACCCATACACAGCCCTCAGAAATCAGCTCTTACTGTTCCTCCTAAGTGCGCTTGTGAACCCGTATATGTGTGCCATGGTGGGAGGGTTTACAGTTATACTCCCCCTGAAGCATTATTTACAAACAAGGTATTTAAGTTTAAAGAAAACAGTTGCCTACCTCGCGCTGTCGTTTTCAGGTTTGCTGTTCCTTTGGTTTGTTACCGGAATGCTGAGATTAGATGGAGAAAAACTTTCGGTCGATAATGCCTTCGGCCTTTACAGTCTTAACCTCAACGCACTGTACAACGCAAAAGGGTTTTCTAATTTATTGCCGGCATTTAAAGACGTTTCATGGCACCAATACGAAGGCTTCATGTATCTGGGTGCCGGGATGATGGTGTTGGTTGTTATGGCTCTGGGGTATTCGACCTTTCTGTTCGTGCGCAAATACGAAAACATAAAAAAAAGAATCGCGCAACACCGTATTTCAATTCTTTTATTGGGGATTCTTTGTACAGGTTATGCCATATTCGCGATAACACACATCATCACATTTGAAGACAAAGTGTTGCTTAAGCTCCCAGCTCCCAAGACATTCCTGAATATCGGAAACATCTTCAGGGCCAGCGCAAGATTTTTTTGGCTGCCCTATTACATACTCCTATTGGCTCCTCTGCTCCTGCTTTTACGTTCCCCTCTCCCTAAACGCTTAAAATACTTCATCCTGCTGGGTGCAACATGTTTGCAGTTCTATGATACCCTCCCGCTCCTTACCCACCGCAAACTGAGAAACGGTGATTATACCACGCCGCTGGCAGATAATGAGTGGCTGAGCATTATGAAAAACTTTGAAGAAATAAGGTTTGTTCCCCCTTTCAATAACTCCCAGCTCAACACCCTTGATTACCAGGATTTCAGTTTCCTTGCTGCCAAACTAAGAAAGCCCATCACCATCGGGTACGTGGCGCGAATGGATGAAAAAAAAATGCGCCATTTTACAGACTCCATTTTCAATGAACTTGAAAACGGAACCATACCACAAAAGGCCCTCTATGTAACCACTTATCCCAACCTGCCCATTTTCGCAGGCGTCTACCTCAGGGGTAAAGCGCAAATCCATACATTAAACGGCTACTATTATATTTTCTCAACTGATAGCGTACTCAGTAATTTGCATAAAGCATGCGCAATATTAGACAAGCATGACTCTGTTTCAATAAAAAAAGCGCTTGCGGCCATCGGGGAAAAACAGGTCTTTCAGCCCTTACCTCCTCACTTGCAAGCTCCGGCAGATACGCTGATTCATTATTATTTTGACCGGCTAAACATTACTCCTGAACTTGTCTCAGCCGACGGCTGGGGCTTCATTAAAAACACTGATGACAATTCAGGAGACTCCACATTTATTACACTGAGCACGACCAATCAATCTTTTTTTTCCGCCGTTTCACCCCAGAAAAGACCCGATATTACGCAGCAGTATAAAAAAACCAACCTCGATAATGCAGGGTTTAAGCTACTTGCGCATACCACTGATGTGCCTCCCGGAAAATACCATATAGGCATTGCCATCAAAAACAAAAACGGTTTGGTGCGGCATGCTCAAAACCGTGAAATGGTGCAAATAGGACGACCACAAGAACAGGCGTTTACGACACTGGCTCAGATGCCCCCTTCAGAAGAACTTGTTTATAATTTTGACATAGCTGATACAACCGGAACCACCATTAAACTCGCTGGTTGGTCATACAGAACAGGAGAATCAGCCGCTAAAAACGAAATCATCATCGTATTGCATTCCAGTACTTCTGATTTTCAGCTCAAACCCGATGTGGTATCACGCCCCGATATCGCGAATGCGAGAAAACTGAGATTGAACATGGATGATTGCGGCTTCGAAACTACTTTTGAAAGGAACAGATTAGCGTCAGGCACCTACCAGGTAGGTATTATACTAAAAAACAAAAACGGCAAAAAAACAGGCATGACATTAACAGGTATTAAATTCAATGTACCTTCTGCCCAATAA
- a CDS encoding glycosyltransferase translates to MQKLGIVIPCYNEELRLDHAEVGELITRLPEVCLCFVDDGSTDGTREVLNKLAARFGRNVKVLLLKKNGGKANAVREGILSLLQLEEIDFVGYLDADFSTPSYEYIRLYEELLERKRPFAFAARIKKLDSKIDRKPWRHIVGRVISTILGFRFGLRIYDTQCGAKIFNRKTAEIGFHNKFTCSWLFDVEIFLRLKAADMLYDGIEAPIRQWKDVKGSKLRITDFPKVIRELIMLSIKY, encoded by the coding sequence ATGCAGAAATTAGGAATTGTTATTCCTTGTTATAACGAGGAACTAAGGCTGGACCATGCGGAAGTTGGCGAATTGATCACACGTTTACCTGAAGTATGCCTATGTTTTGTGGATGACGGAAGTACGGATGGCACCCGTGAGGTGTTGAATAAACTGGCGGCCAGGTTTGGTAGAAATGTAAAGGTGCTTTTGCTTAAAAAAAATGGCGGTAAAGCCAATGCTGTGCGGGAGGGCATATTATCATTGCTCCAATTGGAAGAGATAGATTTTGTAGGCTATCTTGATGCCGATTTTTCAACGCCTTCCTACGAATACATAAGGCTTTATGAGGAACTGTTGGAAAGGAAGCGTCCATTTGCCTTTGCCGCAAGAATTAAAAAACTGGACAGCAAAATAGATAGAAAACCCTGGAGACATATTGTGGGCAGGGTTATTTCAACCATCCTCGGTTTCAGGTTTGGTCTCAGGATTTACGATACACAGTGCGGCGCTAAAATATTCAATAGGAAAACGGCAGAAATAGGGTTCCATAACAAATTCACCTGCAGCTGGCTTTTTGATGTGGAGATTTTTCTTCGTCTGAAAGCGGCCGACATGCTGTATGATGGAATAGAAGCGCCAATCAGGCAATGGAAGGATGTGAAAGGTTCGAAACTAAGGATTACTGATTTCCCCAAAGTTATAAGGGAACTTATTATGCTTTCCATTAAGTATTGA
- a CDS encoding glycosyltransferase — protein MDFLKVVSEMNTESVKIAAVVVLYHPSNDVLSNIRSYAAEVECLFLIDNSAVQNDWIIEKAQEWNTNARYKYLGGNKGIGVALNCGCELAMAEGCSWILTMDQDSYFNGHDFARMRGGLAYAGFPAGAAIITPRHLVHHHFSVATTGERYQVEKSAMTSGNLLSLAAYKKAGPFREDYFIDYVDHEYCLRLRKNGYIIYCDTSIALQHALGDFQLHSISGKSVGASHHNALRRYYMTRNGFDTAWKYFSVDPLFAFKIIRTRITELIKVMLFERDKRKKVKAFFYGFAHFLCGRFGVFKSFQ, from the coding sequence TTGGATTTTTTAAAGGTAGTGTCTGAAATGAATACAGAAAGCGTAAAAATTGCTGCGGTTGTAGTACTATATCATCCTTCCAATGATGTGTTGAGTAATATTCGTTCTTATGCGGCGGAAGTGGAGTGCCTTTTCCTGATCGATAATTCGGCTGTTCAGAACGATTGGATTATTGAAAAAGCGCAGGAATGGAATACGAATGCGCGGTATAAATACCTGGGCGGCAACAAAGGAATAGGTGTTGCCCTGAATTGTGGGTGTGAACTCGCAATGGCGGAAGGGTGCAGTTGGATATTGACCATGGATCAGGATAGTTATTTCAACGGGCATGACTTTGCCAGGATGAGGGGGGGGCTGGCGTACGCTGGCTTTCCCGCCGGGGCGGCGATTATTACCCCCAGGCATTTGGTACACCACCATTTCTCTGTGGCTACTACAGGGGAAAGATACCAGGTGGAGAAAAGCGCCATGACATCAGGTAATCTCCTCTCTCTTGCCGCATACAAAAAGGCAGGTCCTTTCAGGGAGGATTATTTCATTGATTACGTTGACCATGAATATTGCCTGAGGCTCAGAAAGAATGGGTACATTATCTATTGCGATACTTCCATTGCGCTCCAGCATGCATTGGGAGATTTCCAATTGCACTCGATCTCAGGAAAAAGTGTGGGCGCATCCCACCACAACGCTTTAAGAAGGTATTATATGACCAGAAATGGATTTGATACTGCCTGGAAATATTTTTCGGTGGATCCTTTGTTTGCTTTCAAAATAATCAGGACAAGGATAACCGAACTTATTAAAGTGATGCTTTTTGAGCGGGATAAACGGAAAAAAGTAAAAGCGTTTTTTTATGGATTTGCGCATTTCCTTTGTGGCAGATTCGGTGTATTCAAAAGTTTTCAATAA
- a CDS encoding glycosyltransferase family 1 protein encodes MKKETPINLFVDAHVFDGEFQGSRTFIKEIYKFLGRKKDVRIHMGGNNVAVLKETFPDLPNVQFHQYRWKSKFLRLLIDIPSIIRKNNIGYAHYQYIIPVLLNAKTIVTIHDVVYKDFPEEFSVFYRLSKYLLYKHAAKRAFHITTVSEHSRYAIQRYLAVPAKKITITPNGVSESFFIARSKNDDRRKLEQQNGYSKFILYVSRIEPRKNHAALIRSYLELGLNQKGIHLVFIGHTSIPCAEMDALLQQLSPEQSASIHHYTNIEEEELKRYYNAALVFAYPSKAEGFGIPPLEAAAFHTPVICSNTSAMEEFSFFGEGHINPYDQEALTKSLRVYITHPPAEEQLLEIAETIRKKYNWSASANKFYEILQTKYS; translated from the coding sequence ATGAAGAAGGAAACCCCGATAAACCTATTTGTAGATGCCCATGTTTTTGATGGTGAGTTCCAGGGAAGCAGAACTTTCATTAAAGAGATTTACAAGTTCCTGGGCAGGAAAAAAGATGTGAGGATCCACATGGGAGGCAATAATGTAGCAGTACTTAAAGAAACGTTTCCTGACCTCCCCAACGTACAATTTCATCAGTACAGATGGAAATCGAAATTCCTCCGGCTGCTGATAGACATCCCGTCAATAATCCGGAAAAACAATATCGGTTACGCGCATTATCAATATATCATTCCGGTATTGCTCAACGCAAAAACGATCGTGACCATTCACGATGTGGTATACAAGGATTTTCCCGAAGAATTTTCAGTCTTTTACAGGTTGTCTAAATACCTCCTTTACAAACATGCCGCCAAAAGAGCCTTTCATATTACTACTGTTTCTGAACACTCCCGCTATGCGATTCAAAGATACCTTGCTGTTCCGGCAAAAAAAATAACCATTACTCCAAACGGCGTCAGTGAATCGTTCTTTATTGCCAGAAGTAAAAATGATGATCGCAGGAAGTTGGAGCAACAAAACGGATATTCAAAATTTATCCTTTACGTAAGCCGGATAGAACCCAGAAAAAACCACGCCGCACTCATCCGTTCATACCTGGAGTTGGGCTTGAACCAAAAGGGTATTCACCTGGTATTCATCGGTCACACGTCCATCCCATGTGCTGAAATGGATGCGTTGCTCCAACAACTCTCTCCCGAACAAAGCGCCAGTATTCACCACTATACCAATATTGAAGAGGAAGAGCTTAAGCGCTACTATAATGCCGCGCTGGTATTCGCCTATCCATCAAAAGCTGAAGGGTTTGGTATCCCTCCGCTTGAAGCCGCGGCCTTCCATACCCCGGTGATCTGTTCCAACACCTCTGCGATGGAGGAGTTTTCTTTTTTTGGCGAGGGACATATTAACCCTTATGACCAGGAAGCACTTACCAAATCGCTGCGCGTTTACATTACCCATCCTCCTGCTGAAGAACAACTGCTTGAAATTGCTGAAACCATCCGCAAAAAATACAATTGGAGCGCTTCAGCCAACAAATTTTATGAAATCTTACAAACAAAATATAGCTAA
- a CDS encoding class I SAM-dependent methyltransferase: protein MKNNAIRKVITPFFPLLDVLLAPFTILSAVLLKLIRVLRVRHFPVSMFIFKKVGVFPIRDHYYEPQFNFDQLSRPLTADRSLNGINWNIDGQLALINSFVYRNELSAFPWDKPAGVKPVFYFNNPSFGPGDAEFLYAMIRKFRPGKIIEIGSGYSTLMAQAAIDRNRFEDPSYSCRHTCIEPYEMPWLESTGVEVVREVVEKIPLSFFEDLNEHDILFIDSSHVIRPQGDVLYEFLELLPSIQKGVIVHVHDIFSPRDYTDLHLKKDVLFWNEQYILEAFLTCNKEFEVLGSLHHLKQKYPAQLQQVFPYLGQFPAHEPGSFWIRKV, encoded by the coding sequence ATGAAAAATAACGCGATCAGAAAAGTAATCACCCCATTTTTCCCTTTGCTTGACGTGCTGCTTGCGCCCTTTACCATATTGAGCGCTGTACTTTTAAAACTCATCAGGGTGCTCAGGGTAAGGCACTTTCCGGTTAGCATGTTTATTTTTAAGAAAGTTGGCGTGTTCCCGATAAGGGATCACTATTATGAACCGCAATTCAATTTCGATCAACTGAGCCGTCCACTTACTGCGGACAGGTCTTTAAATGGGATAAATTGGAATATTGACGGACAACTCGCTTTGATTAATTCTTTTGTGTACAGGAATGAACTCTCGGCATTTCCCTGGGATAAACCAGCGGGCGTAAAGCCCGTATTTTATTTTAACAATCCTTCTTTTGGCCCTGGTGATGCGGAGTTTCTATATGCTATGATCCGGAAATTCAGGCCGGGGAAAATTATAGAAATTGGCAGCGGTTATTCTACGCTTATGGCGCAGGCGGCAATAGACAGGAACCGCTTTGAAGATCCGTCTTATTCCTGCCGGCATACCTGTATCGAACCATATGAAATGCCGTGGCTGGAGAGTACGGGAGTAGAAGTGGTGCGGGAGGTGGTGGAAAAGATTCCCTTGTCTTTCTTTGAAGATTTGAATGAGCATGATATCCTGTTTATCGATTCATCTCATGTCATCAGGCCTCAGGGTGATGTATTGTATGAGTTTCTGGAGCTGCTTCCTTCTATTCAAAAAGGCGTGATTGTTCACGTACACGATATTTTTTCGCCACGTGACTATACGGACCTGCATTTGAAAAAGGATGTATTGTTCTGGAACGAACAATACATCCTTGAAGCTTTTCTTACCTGTAATAAGGAGTTTGAAGTGTTGGGAAGCCTGCATCATCTGAAGCAAAAATATCCGGCGCAACTCCAACAGGTGTTCCCCTATCTGGGACAATTTCCAGCTCATGAACCTGGTTCTTTCTGGATCCGAAAAGTGTAA